A single window of Caldicellulosiruptor bescii DSM 6725 DNA harbors:
- a CDS encoding chemotaxis protein CheW encodes MTDQLFSAAELEELKKDFIVETYEHLENAQDALLQLEKDPANYETLNFIFREIHSIKGGANFLGLQDIINVSHEMESLLDKMRNYEIYPSSDVINAIFEGIDIIRKLADNLENNEQSCIDYTSYIAQLKRIDSSKHSSDTAIQGRIKNNDDFQTSNEPEFARNQEDDKNGGFTNFRINDDDQRIDEDSYQMIVSFEYGDVTYGIEVEFVREIVRPTDVTTIPFAPEHVMGLMNLRGDVVTIVDFGKLLGVEKSESNNHKVLIIGNDELTFGLYVDNVREVVSVLPEEIKKELNVSSISSGEILKGIVERNGEFIQIIDIRKLIERSKIVWS; translated from the coding sequence ATGACTGACCAATTGTTCAGTGCAGCAGAACTTGAAGAGCTTAAAAAAGATTTTATTGTTGAAACATACGAGCATCTTGAGAATGCTCAAGATGCTCTCCTGCAACTTGAGAAAGATCCAGCTAACTATGAAACACTAAATTTTATATTCCGTGAAATTCATTCAATAAAAGGAGGCGCAAACTTTTTAGGTCTGCAGGATATAATCAACGTTTCTCATGAAATGGAGAGCTTATTGGACAAGATGAGAAACTATGAGATATATCCTTCCAGTGATGTTATAAATGCTATTTTTGAAGGAATAGATATAATTCGAAAGTTGGCAGATAATTTGGAGAATAATGAACAAAGCTGTATTGATTATACCTCATACATAGCACAATTGAAGAGAATAGACAGTTCAAAGCATTCATCAGATACAGCTATTCAAGGAAGAATAAAAAATAATGATGATTTTCAAACATCAAACGAACCTGAATTTGCAAGAAATCAAGAAGATGACAAAAATGGTGGATTTACAAACTTCAGAATAAATGATGATGACCAACGTATTGATGAAGATTCTTACCAAATGATTGTTTCATTTGAATATGGAGATGTTACTTATGGAATTGAAGTAGAGTTTGTCAGGGAGATAGTGAGGCCAACAGATGTAACCACAATACCGTTTGCACCTGAACATGTAATGGGGCTTATGAATCTGAGAGGAGATGTTGTAACAATAGTTGATTTTGGGAAACTACTGGGGGTTGAAAAGAGTGAAAGTAATAATCACAAAGTTCTAATAATTGGCAATGATGAATTGACATTTGGGCTGTACGTTGATAATGTAAGAGAAGTTGTGAGTGTGCTTCCTGAGGAGATAAAAAAAGAATTAAATGTTTCTTCAATTTCATCAGGAGAGATTTTGAAAGGAATAGTAGAAAGAAATGGTGAGTTTATACAAATAATAGATATTAGGAAATTAATAGAAAGGTCAAAAATAGTATGGAGTTGA
- a CDS encoding methyl-accepting chemotaxis protein → MELYIYLLFAIMLMIIIAEKLLLMKKSNEIKKIIEFVSSGKVKKGIPKEFVNVYKSKLDLIEKQFKNEISKLKSENQYLQKEIEESRRMLDSHNSEFKEQLHTVFDSVKELAEAFKVVVDEINEVLVKNLEDMTQRSNKVEDDIRNGRVQVSKSVEDINILLGQMQELLENVVNLSVHIENMSKVTQIISDIVKEISFISLNAQIEANKVKDSMAFSLLASEMRKLADSGKQSLKEVNKTISNIVEDINTNSIRINTFVNKLEELKNRTNEITDEFESVHRLISSVLHYQNQLSDQVKQHFAGIQEIVGVLENIYNEGVQILEKNIAHI, encoded by the coding sequence ATGGAATTGTATATATATCTTCTCTTTGCAATAATGCTGATGATAATAATTGCTGAAAAATTGTTACTTATGAAAAAGTCCAATGAAATAAAAAAAATTATTGAATTTGTGAGTTCAGGGAAAGTAAAAAAGGGAATACCTAAGGAATTTGTTAATGTATATAAAAGTAAGCTTGACTTGATAGAAAAACAGTTTAAAAATGAGATATCTAAGCTTAAATCTGAAAACCAGTACCTACAAAAAGAAATAGAGGAAAGTAGAAGAATGTTAGATAGTCACAACAGTGAGTTTAAAGAACAGTTGCATACTGTATTTGACTCAGTTAAGGAGCTTGCGGAAGCATTTAAGGTAGTAGTGGATGAGATAAATGAGGTCCTGGTAAAGAATTTAGAGGACATGACTCAACGATCAAATAAAGTTGAAGATGATATAAGAAATGGTCGAGTTCAGGTTTCAAAGTCTGTAGAGGATATAAATATCCTTTTGGGTCAAATGCAAGAGTTATTAGAAAATGTTGTTAATCTTTCGGTGCATATTGAAAATATGAGCAAAGTAACGCAGATTATTAGCGATATTGTAAAGGAGATTTCTTTCATTTCATTAAATGCGCAGATTGAAGCTAATAAAGTGAAAGATTCTATGGCATTTAGTTTGTTGGCATCCGAGATGAGAAAGCTTGCAGACAGTGGCAAACAGAGTTTGAAAGAAGTTAACAAGACCATTTCAAATATTGTTGAGGATATTAATACAAACAGTATCCGTATTAATACTTTTGTAAATAAATTGGAAGAGCTGAAAAATAGAACTAATGAAATAACCGATGAATTTGAATCTGTTCACAGACTAATTAGCTCTGTGCTACATTATCAAAATCAGTTATCAGACCAGGTAAAACAACACTTTGCAGGTATTCAAGAAATTGTTGGGGTGTTAGAGAATATCTACAATGAAGGTGTTCAGATTCTGGAAAAAAACATTGCACACATATAG
- a CDS encoding response regulator — protein MKKVTFLIVDDSPMWRKVIRRFIEEKLGGKVIAEAEDGIEAVKLYKRFKPDVVTMDIEMPKLDGISAMEEILKFNKSATVIIISSKGEEDVVRKALLKGARDFIVKNLEIEKWTKRFEKVIKEVETKNSKISIFVNIKNYINRFKRQ, from the coding sequence ATGAAAAAGGTGACCTTTCTTATTGTTGATGATTCTCCTATGTGGAGAAAGGTGATAAGAAGGTTTATAGAAGAAAAACTGGGTGGCAAAGTAATAGCAGAGGCAGAAGATGGAATAGAAGCTGTAAAGCTTTACAAAAGATTTAAGCCTGATGTGGTTACAATGGACATTGAGATGCCAAAACTTGATGGTATAAGTGCAATGGAAGAGATTTTGAAATTTAATAAAAGTGCAACAGTAATCATCATAAGTTCAAAAGGTGAGGAGGATGTAGTAAGAAAAGCTCTTTTAAAAGGGGCAAGAGATTTTATTGTGAAAAATTTAGAGATTGAAAAGTGGACCAAAAGATTTGAAAAGGTTATAAAAGAAGTTGAGACAAAAAATTCGAAGATAAGTATATTTGTCAATATAAAAAACTACATCAACAGATTTAAAAGACAGTAA